A stretch of the Streptomyces sp. NBC_01428 genome encodes the following:
- a CDS encoding roadblock/LC7 domain-containing protein, with the protein MASDAPTGHVSDLDWLMSGLVQRVPHTTSAVLLSCDGLVKSVHGLDPDSADHMAALASGLYSLGRSAGVRFGDGGDVRQVVVELDSTLLFVTTAGSGTCLAVLAGREADAAVLGYEMAMLVKSVRPYLVTAPRQHAVETPAMRS; encoded by the coding sequence ATGGCGAGCGATGCGCCGACCGGCCACGTTTCCGACCTCGACTGGCTGATGAGCGGCCTCGTCCAGCGCGTACCCCACACCACGAGCGCCGTGCTGCTCTCCTGCGACGGGCTCGTGAAGTCGGTCCACGGCCTGGACCCGGACAGCGCCGACCACATGGCGGCGCTGGCGTCGGGCCTCTACTCCCTCGGGCGCAGCGCGGGCGTGCGCTTCGGGGACGGCGGCGACGTCCGGCAGGTCGTCGTCGAACTCGACTCGACCCTGCTGTTCGTCACCACGGCCGGCTCCGGCACCTGTCTCGCCGTGCTCGCCGGCCGGGAGGCGGACGCCGCGGTGCTGGGCTACGAGATGGCCATGCTGGTCAAGAGCGTCCGGCCCTACCTGGTCACCGCGCCCCGGCAGCACGCCGTCGAAACCCCGGCGATGAGG
- a CDS encoding ATP-binding protein: MSHLRAPAARADRREGGRHGRPVARATPAPPETHLRPQLLRLAVLPPTAVALSACAVVLFTVRSTGARPGPALWAVLAGAVAVAMAGILIAAVAADRAALSVGERIGALRRASARTEADLHTVVEGLRRGETPPARKSRRQPPVDADDFELLAADMSRAHDGAVAAVVQAARLTGPTGSEQKVEVFVNLARRLQSLVHREISILDELENEIEDPDLLKGLFHVDHLATRIRRHAENLAVLGGAVSRRQWSNPVPMTEVLRAAIAEVEQYSRVKLVPPIDGTVRGHAVADVIHLLAELVENATVFSAPHTQVLLRVNLVTSGLAIEVEDRGLGMQPGEQHRMNTLLADPDQVNVASLLQDGRIGLFVVSQLARRHGIHVRLQSNIYGGVQAVLVVPQELLGPAPGVLGDASGQRDAGGAQPLPGGPRPAQPMPGPVPVAPVGRQVAPVPRQAQRELTQGETPPRVPPRGRAPERGPVPDGAPAPLPTRSTRAGRPNPAEAVPGIRPADRTAAEENAGMPPTPRAGAVRGTMDRPHLPKRRAQEHLVPQLREGPTPRQDTDEAVGHDPGLMAAFQRGIGRAEAVHARAAGGPGAPLDPLEETPVRSPMDLLRADLLPPNGVGPDLPRRHSTGHLPGGLPERRIGTRSPGEPAPMTPPHPDGFSAVHGAPGEVGTAHGDPGPEGLGDIGPGGDGGSAVGSGPDHLDPLAPGGPLPYRPRPEALRTDGAGRADGTPLPGAPSDATDFAGAPLTNGTPTPYPGDAHTTDAPPPYEHRDTAPGHDRTGRHDGSAPAG; encoded by the coding sequence ATGTCTCACCTTCGCGCACCGGCCGCACGCGCAGACCGCCGTGAGGGCGGGCGACACGGACGACCCGTCGCCCGCGCCACGCCCGCACCGCCCGAGACGCACCTGCGGCCCCAACTGCTGCGCCTCGCCGTCCTGCCGCCCACCGCGGTGGCTCTCAGCGCGTGCGCGGTCGTCCTGTTCACCGTCCGCTCCACCGGCGCCCGGCCCGGCCCCGCCCTGTGGGCCGTCCTCGCCGGAGCCGTGGCCGTCGCCATGGCCGGCATCCTGATTGCTGCCGTCGCCGCCGACCGTGCCGCCCTGTCCGTGGGGGAGCGCATAGGCGCCCTGCGCCGCGCCAGCGCCCGCACCGAGGCAGACCTGCACACCGTCGTCGAGGGCCTGCGGCGTGGCGAGACCCCGCCCGCCAGGAAGTCCCGTCGGCAGCCTCCGGTGGACGCCGACGACTTCGAACTGCTCGCCGCCGACATGTCCCGCGCCCACGACGGGGCCGTCGCCGCCGTCGTCCAGGCCGCGCGGCTCACCGGCCCCACGGGCAGCGAACAGAAGGTCGAGGTCTTCGTCAATCTCGCCCGGCGCCTGCAGTCCCTGGTGCACCGGGAGATCTCCATCCTCGACGAGCTGGAGAACGAGATCGAGGACCCCGATCTCCTCAAGGGCCTCTTCCACGTCGACCACCTCGCCACCCGCATCCGGCGCCACGCCGAGAACCTCGCCGTGCTCGGCGGCGCCGTCTCGCGCCGCCAGTGGAGCAACCCGGTCCCCATGACCGAGGTGCTGCGCGCCGCGATCGCCGAGGTGGAGCAGTACTCGCGGGTCAAGCTCGTGCCCCCCATCGACGGCACCGTGCGCGGACACGCGGTCGCCGACGTCATCCACCTGCTCGCCGAACTCGTCGAGAACGCCACGGTGTTCTCCGCGCCGCACACCCAGGTCCTGCTGCGCGTCAACCTCGTCACCTCGGGCCTGGCCATCGAGGTCGAGGACCGCGGGCTCGGCATGCAGCCGGGTGAGCAGCACAGGATGAACACCCTGCTTGCCGACCCCGACCAGGTCAATGTCGCCAGCCTGCTGCAGGACGGGCGCATCGGTCTGTTCGTCGTCTCGCAGCTCGCCCGGCGGCACGGCATCCACGTACGGCTCCAGAGCAACATCTACGGAGGCGTCCAGGCCGTACTCGTCGTCCCGCAGGAACTGCTGGGCCCGGCGCCCGGTGTCCTCGGGGACGCCTCGGGGCAGCGGGACGCGGGCGGGGCACAGCCGCTGCCCGGTGGCCCCCGGCCCGCGCAGCCGATGCCGGGACCGGTGCCGGTCGCGCCCGTCGGTCGCCAGGTGGCGCCCGTACCGCGCCAGGCGCAGCGGGAACTCACGCAGGGAGAGACGCCCCCGCGGGTCCCGCCCCGCGGGCGGGCACCGGAGCGCGGGCCGGTGCCGGACGGCGCTCCCGCACCGCTCCCCACCCGCTCCACCCGTGCCGGACGCCCCAACCCCGCCGAGGCCGTCCCCGGCATCAGGCCGGCGGACCGGACCGCCGCGGAGGAGAACGCGGGGATGCCGCCGACCCCCCGTGCGGGCGCCGTACGGGGCACCATGGACAGGCCCCACCTGCCCAAGCGGCGCGCCCAGGAACATCTCGTCCCGCAGCTGCGCGAGGGCCCCACCCCCCGGCAGGACACGGACGAGGCCGTCGGGCACGACCCCGGACTCATGGCCGCCTTCCAGCGCGGCATCGGACGCGCGGAGGCCGTCCACGCCCGAGCGGCGGGCGGACCGGGCGCGCCCCTGGACCCGCTGGAGGAGACGCCCGTCCGGAGCCCCATGGATCTCCTGCGCGCGGACCTGCTGCCGCCGAACGGCGTCGGCCCGGACCTGCCCCGACGGCACAGCACCGGCCACCTGCCCGGCGGCCTCCCGGAGCGGCGCATCGGAACGCGGAGCCCGGGCGAGCCGGCCCCGATGACTCCGCCGCACCCGGACGGCTTCTCCGCCGTCCACGGCGCACCCGGCGAAGTCGGCACCGCGCACGGGGATCCCGGCCCTGAGGGTCTCGGCGACATCGGTCCGGGCGGCGACGGCGGAAGCGCGGTCGGCAGCGGCCCCGACCACCTGGACCCCCTCGCGCCGGGCGGCCCGCTCCCGTACCGGCCGCGTCCGGAGGCGCTCCGCACCGACGGGGCCGGCCGTGCCGACGGGACGCCCCTGCCGGGTGCCCCCTCCGACGCCACGGACTTCGCCGGCGCACCCCTGACGAACGGCACCCCGACGCCGTACCCGGGCGACGCGCACACGACGGACGCGCCGCCGCCGTACGAGCACCGGGACACCGCGCCCGGACACGACCGCACCGGCCGGCACGACGGGAGCGCACCGGCCGGATGA